The following are from one region of the Pseudohongiella spirulinae genome:
- a CDS encoding MarR family winged helix-turn-helix transcriptional regulator, with product MHYPKRKLFLDLVRAVFRLNGLLLADGDRMAERVGLTSARWKVIGIVALSRNGVTVPAIARALGQSRQAVQRITDVMSSDDLIEYAENPRHKRSSLVKLTEHGQEVYISLRAVQDPWAIGLTDDVPAAELETALRLMQRLINRME from the coding sequence ATGCACTATCCCAAACGCAAATTGTTCCTTGACCTTGTGCGGGCTGTTTTCCGGCTGAATGGCCTGCTGTTGGCCGATGGTGACCGAATGGCTGAGCGTGTTGGTCTGACCAGTGCGCGTTGGAAGGTGATTGGCATAGTCGCCTTATCCAGAAACGGAGTGACTGTGCCGGCTATTGCCAGAGCACTGGGGCAGTCACGCCAGGCGGTGCAGCGCATCACTGATGTGATGTCTTCCGACGATCTTATCGAATATGCAGAGAATCCCCGACATAAACGTTCCTCTCTGGTAAAGCTGACGGAGCATGGGCAGGAAGTCTACATTTCTTTGCGGGCGGTTCAGGATCCATGGGCAATCGGTCTGACCGATGATGTACCGGCCGCCGAACTGGAAACGGCATTGCGACTGATGCAGCGCCTCATTAACCGGATGGAATAA
- a CDS encoding (2Fe-2S)-binding protein gives MTTQVNTTINGNPVQFHCEPSDTMLKVLRDNLHLTGTKEGCGSGDCGACSIIFDGRLVCSCLLLAVEAQDKSLETVEGMASAAALHPLQQSFLQHGALQCGICTPGLLIAAEALLRKNPRPTETEVRFWISGNLCRCTGYDKIVRAILDTSRQMSQSGLPDKTGLQP, from the coding sequence ATGACAACGCAGGTGAACACGACAATCAATGGCAACCCAGTACAGTTTCATTGCGAGCCGTCGGATACCATGCTCAAGGTGTTGCGTGATAATCTGCATTTGACCGGAACAAAGGAGGGCTGTGGGTCTGGCGATTGTGGAGCATGCAGCATCATATTTGATGGTAGGCTGGTGTGTTCCTGTCTGTTGCTGGCAGTGGAGGCGCAGGATAAATCGCTGGAAACTGTTGAGGGCATGGCGAGTGCCGCTGCGTTACATCCGCTGCAACAATCTTTTCTTCAGCATGGCGCCCTGCAATGCGGAATTTGTACACCGGGTCTGTTGATTGCAGCAGAAGCTTTGTTACGTAAAAATCCTCGCCCGACTGAGACCGAAGTGCGCTTTTGGATATCCGGGAACCTCTGTCGATGCACAGGATATGACAAAATTGTCCGGGCTATTCTGGATACCTCCAGGCAAATGTCGCAGTCGGGCTTGCCTGACAAAACAGGTCTGCAGCCATGA
- a CDS encoding xanthine dehydrogenase family protein molybdopterin-binding subunit, protein MSDVSAQAWRVLGSRPIRPDGADKVTGVALYGADKDLPDSLTGKVLRSPYAHARILHLDVSAALAIEGVEAVITAADMPELPDDQSEDSPPPNFRDLSANLLARGKVLYEGHAVAAVAAIDEETAARALQAIDVEYAVLPHVIDVQKAMEPDAPLLHERLYTKGIEPAPKAPSNIASRYVQCVGDVEVAFAQADIIVSEEFTTAPVHQGYIEPHACLARVNADQKVDIWCSSQGQFMVRDYCARLLAMDSSAIRVHPLEIGGGFGGKTTIYLEPLAVLLAQRSGRPVKMQMSRAEVFKATGPAPGTYISLRLGAREDGCLVAAQGVLCYQAGAFPGSPVRTACMAAFAPYDIPSVKLIGYDVVVNRPKSAAYRAPGAPMASFAAESLLDMLARKLDMDPLELRLKNAVADGSMTSYGVILKNAAYRQVLQAARRHPHWTAPLAENQGRGIASGFWFNIGGQSSASITLNDDGTVNVLTANPDIGGSRASMAMMAAETLGIDLQQVVPQIVDTDSIAHSDLTGGSRVTFAVGTAVTEACHAMIAELRERGANIWGLDIDAVRWSDGQLHASIDGNDVSLSLVQIAALARQAGKSVAGHASLNVKGAAPAFGTHICDVEVDPQTGQVRVLRYTAVQDVGTAIHPDFVEGQIQGGITQGIGWALNEAYLYDDNGCLLNPGFLDYRMPVAADLPMIETVLVEEPNSRHPYGVKGVGEVPIVPPLGAVANAIASATGVRLTDLPMNPPTVYKALKRAAMLRRR, encoded by the coding sequence ATGAGTGATGTATCGGCTCAAGCCTGGCGTGTATTGGGTTCGCGACCAATCAGGCCGGATGGTGCTGATAAAGTAACGGGCGTAGCCCTGTATGGTGCCGACAAAGACTTGCCGGACAGTCTGACGGGCAAAGTCTTGCGCAGCCCCTACGCTCACGCACGCATTCTGCATCTTGATGTTTCGGCGGCGCTGGCCATCGAGGGTGTAGAGGCAGTTATAACGGCAGCCGATATGCCGGAGCTGCCCGATGATCAGTCTGAAGATTCGCCGCCTCCCAACTTCAGAGATCTGTCGGCCAATCTGCTGGCGCGCGGCAAGGTGCTTTATGAAGGTCATGCGGTGGCCGCTGTTGCCGCAATTGATGAAGAGACCGCTGCCCGGGCTCTGCAGGCCATTGATGTTGAATACGCTGTTCTGCCGCACGTCATTGATGTGCAAAAAGCAATGGAGCCGGATGCGCCTCTTTTGCACGAGCGTCTCTATACCAAAGGTATTGAACCTGCGCCAAAAGCTCCGTCCAATATTGCCAGTCGCTATGTGCAGTGTGTGGGAGATGTTGAAGTGGCGTTTGCCCAGGCAGATATTATTGTCAGTGAAGAATTTACTACGGCGCCTGTGCATCAGGGGTATATCGAACCGCATGCCTGCCTGGCGCGGGTCAATGCCGATCAAAAGGTCGATATCTGGTGCTCCAGTCAGGGGCAATTTATGGTGCGGGATTATTGTGCCCGATTGTTGGCGATGGATTCTTCTGCAATCCGCGTGCACCCTCTGGAAATTGGTGGCGGATTCGGCGGTAAAACTACTATCTATCTGGAGCCATTGGCGGTACTGCTGGCACAACGCAGCGGGCGGCCAGTCAAAATGCAGATGAGCCGTGCCGAGGTGTTCAAGGCAACCGGTCCAGCCCCGGGTACTTATATCAGTTTGCGCCTGGGTGCCCGAGAGGATGGCTGTCTGGTGGCTGCGCAGGGTGTTCTTTGTTACCAGGCTGGTGCTTTTCCGGGATCGCCGGTGCGTACAGCCTGCATGGCTGCGTTCGCGCCTTACGACATTCCGAGTGTGAAGCTGATTGGCTATGATGTGGTGGTCAATCGGCCCAAGAGCGCGGCCTACAGGGCGCCCGGTGCCCCTATGGCGTCTTTTGCCGCAGAAAGCCTGCTGGATATGCTGGCCAGAAAACTGGACATGGATCCTCTGGAGCTGCGCCTGAAAAATGCAGTTGCCGATGGCAGTATGACTTCATACGGCGTCATATTGAAGAATGCCGCCTACCGGCAGGTCCTGCAAGCGGCCCGTCGTCATCCCCACTGGACGGCGCCGTTGGCGGAAAATCAGGGGCGAGGCATCGCGTCCGGGTTCTGGTTTAATATTGGTGGCCAGTCCAGTGCATCTATCACACTTAACGACGATGGTACCGTCAATGTGCTGACAGCAAATCCCGATATTGGTGGTTCGCGAGCTTCCATGGCCATGATGGCCGCCGAAACACTGGGTATAGATCTGCAGCAAGTCGTGCCGCAGATTGTTGATACAGATTCTATCGCTCATTCGGATCTGACCGGTGGCAGCCGGGTCACTTTTGCCGTGGGTACTGCCGTTACTGAAGCCTGTCATGCGATGATAGCGGAGCTGCGTGAGCGCGGGGCTAACATCTGGGGTCTGGATATTGATGCTGTGCGATGGTCGGATGGCCAGTTACACGCTTCGATTGACGGTAATGATGTCTCCCTGTCGCTGGTTCAGATCGCTGCCCTGGCCCGCCAGGCCGGAAAGTCGGTGGCCGGGCATGCTTCGTTAAACGTAAAAGGTGCGGCACCGGCTTTCGGTACGCATATCTGTGATGTTGAGGTTGATCCGCAGACGGGCCAGGTCCGGGTGCTGCGTTATACAGCAGTACAGGATGTGGGCACGGCTATACATCCTGATTTCGTTGAAGGGCAGATTCAGGGAGGCATTACACAGGGCATTGGCTGGGCCCTGAATGAAGCCTATTTGTATGATGACAATGGTTGTCTGCTGAATCCGGGTTTTCTGGATTATCGCATGCCGGTTGCGGCTGACTTGCCAATGATCGAAACCGTGCTGGTCGAGGAACCAAATTCGCGCCATCCTTATGGTGTGAAGGGAGTGGGCGAAGTGCCAATCGTTCCGCCACTGGGCGCTGTTGCAAATGCTATTGCCAGTGCCACAGGTGTGCGACTGACAGATTTGCCAATGAATCCGCCGACTGTTTACAAGGCACTGAAACGTGCAGCTATGTTGAGGCGACGCTGA
- a CDS encoding FAD binding domain-containing protein, which translates to MRYVAPLSVEEAANVLGSSAGRARLMAGGTDLLPRFSSGSGYPDVLVDIKRIPELMQIGTHADGSATIGAAVCGADIYEHAELRRYWPGVTEATDLIGSVQIQSRASLGGNLCNASPAADSVPALIAARAQCLLVGSTGMRQLPVEQIIVSPGKTCLRADEIMLSITLPSRPPRSADAYLRLTPRAEMDIAVVGAGANLVLDEEGAVVQCHVALGAVAPVPVLASEAAALLLGSRLEDDVIKRFSHRIKAACHPIDDKRGTADYRTDMAAVLAVRAVRTARQRALSGER; encoded by the coding sequence ATGAGATATGTGGCACCTTTGTCAGTCGAAGAGGCGGCGAATGTTCTGGGCTCAAGTGCGGGACGGGCCCGGCTCATGGCGGGTGGTACTGATCTGCTGCCCCGTTTTTCATCAGGATCCGGGTATCCCGATGTGCTGGTTGACATCAAGCGCATTCCCGAGTTGATGCAGATAGGCACGCATGCTGATGGCAGTGCGACAATTGGTGCGGCAGTTTGCGGGGCTGATATTTATGAGCATGCCGAGCTGCGTCGCTATTGGCCGGGTGTCACCGAAGCGACGGATCTGATTGGGTCAGTACAGATTCAGAGCCGGGCCAGTCTGGGGGGGAACTTGTGCAATGCTTCACCGGCTGCGGACTCAGTGCCGGCGCTGATTGCTGCGCGGGCACAATGTCTGCTGGTCGGTTCGACCGGCATGCGGCAATTACCGGTTGAACAGATCATCGTGTCGCCAGGCAAGACCTGCCTGCGTGCTGATGAAATCATGCTGTCTATTACGCTGCCATCGCGTCCTCCGCGCAGCGCAGATGCATATTTGCGCTTGACGCCGCGGGCTGAAATGGACATCGCGGTGGTGGGTGCTGGCGCTAATCTGGTATTGGACGAAGAGGGAGCTGTCGTCCAATGTCATGTTGCATTGGGCGCGGTTGCGCCGGTACCGGTGTTAGCCAGCGAAGCGGCTGCATTGCTGCTGGGATCCAGGCTGGAAGATGATGTGATCAAACGCTTTTCCCACAGGATCAAGGCTGCATGTCACCCGATTGACGATAAGCGTGGGACGGCTGATTATAGAACGGATATGGCGGCCGTGTTGGCCGTGCGGGCAGTCAGAACAGCCAGGCAACGGGCTTTGTCGGGGGAGAGATGA
- a CDS encoding bifunctional ADP-dependent NAD(P)H-hydrate dehydratase/NAD(P)H-hydrate epimerase codes for MAEPLYTAEQVRQMDTQAIASGIGGFELMQRAGAAAFQTIGKLWPNVRRLLVFCGPGNNGGDGYVIAYLAMRAGFDVQLFSLTDPQKLQGSALQARQMAEDAGLVTGSWQSAGFQSTAARLRNETLIVDALLGSGARGGLQGLFAEAAQSIAQSGLPVLAIDVPSGVNADTGQVMTCAVPASATLSFIGRKQGLFTGQAPDYTGRLLFDSLMLPQQVLMSHPGNSPSARAISINDVIGSLPRRRPADHKGRAGRAVIAGGDLGFGGAALMAAQAAARVGAGTTTVLTRPEHVSAILARQPEVMVHAVGSRQAAAAPDCRKLLSAASALAVGPGLGQSDWSRVLLNEVLSRAGKSLTPLVLDADALNLLATFIDDWSELAPAEARRHWVLTPHPGEAARLLKASVADVQSDRFAAVRALQQKTGAVCLLKGAGSLLACPGDGGAVVDVCVEGNPGMASGGMGDVLTGITLGLLAQGMSADSALRLAVCVHGEAADRQAQLHGERGMLATDLLHEVRGLLQ; via the coding sequence ATGGCAGAGCCTCTGTACACGGCTGAACAAGTCAGACAGATGGACACGCAGGCTATTGCGTCGGGGATCGGTGGTTTTGAGCTGATGCAGCGTGCCGGAGCGGCGGCGTTCCAGACTATCGGCAAGCTATGGCCAAACGTGCGGCGATTGCTGGTCTTTTGCGGTCCCGGCAACAATGGCGGGGATGGTTATGTCATTGCTTACCTGGCAATGCGCGCCGGATTCGATGTGCAGCTGTTTAGCCTGACCGATCCGCAGAAATTGCAAGGCTCGGCCTTGCAGGCCCGGCAGATGGCGGAAGATGCCGGATTAGTGACGGGCAGCTGGCAATCAGCCGGTTTTCAATCGACCGCTGCCCGCTTACGCAATGAAACGCTGATTGTTGATGCGTTGCTTGGCAGTGGTGCTCGTGGCGGGCTGCAGGGGCTGTTTGCTGAGGCGGCGCAGAGCATCGCTCAGAGTGGTCTTCCTGTGCTGGCGATCGATGTCCCCAGCGGCGTTAATGCCGATACCGGGCAGGTGATGACCTGTGCGGTTCCTGCTTCGGCAACCCTCAGCTTTATCGGCCGCAAACAGGGGCTTTTTACCGGGCAGGCGCCGGACTATACAGGGCGCCTGCTGTTTGACAGCCTGATGCTTCCTCAGCAGGTTCTGATGTCTCATCCGGGTAACAGTCCTTCGGCGCGCGCGATCAGTATTAATGATGTTATTGGGTCGCTGCCGCGACGGCGCCCGGCCGACCACAAAGGCCGTGCCGGTCGGGCGGTGATTGCGGGGGGCGACCTGGGCTTCGGCGGTGCTGCTCTTATGGCGGCACAGGCGGCGGCCCGGGTCGGCGCCGGGACGACGACTGTTTTGACCCGTCCGGAGCATGTTTCCGCCATTCTGGCGCGTCAGCCGGAAGTCATGGTTCACGCGGTGGGCAGCAGGCAGGCAGCGGCTGCGCCTGATTGCCGGAAGCTGCTTTCGGCGGCGAGCGCCCTGGCGGTGGGGCCGGGATTGGGACAGTCTGATTGGTCCCGGGTCCTGCTGAATGAAGTGCTCAGCCGTGCCGGAAAATCATTAACTCCTCTGGTGCTGGATGCCGATGCACTGAATTTACTGGCCACTTTTATTGATGACTGGAGTGAGTTGGCGCCAGCCGAAGCGAGGCGTCATTGGGTACTGACACCACATCCCGGGGAAGCTGCCCGACTTTTGAAAGCCAGCGTTGCTGATGTACAGTCAGATCGTTTTGCTGCAGTACGGGCGCTGCAACAGAAAACAGGTGCTGTCTGCCTGTTAAAAGGCGCCGGCAGTCTTCTGGCTTGTCCGGGTGATGGCGGTGCTGTCGTGGATGTCTGTGTTGAAGGTAACCCCGGCATGGCATCTGGCGGTATGGGAGACGTGTTGACGGGCATCACACTTGGCCTGCTGGCGCAGGGCATGAGCGCCGACAGTGCTTTGCGTCTGGCTGTGTGTGTGCATGGAGAAGCTGCTGACCGGCAGGCGCAGTTGCACGGAGAGCGAGGAATGCTGGCAACTGATCTACTGCATGAGGTACGCGGGTTGTTACAATGA